A section of the Besnoitia besnoiti strain Bb-Ger1 chromosome Unknown contig00033, whole genome shotgun sequence genome encodes:
- a CDS encoding RPAP1 family protein (encoded by transcript BESB_051110) yields the protein MESTAAEAGAPACGDSSGGTSKCRKQRTVSASSSSPPESPDSPGAEGPGRRPASVFKLSASTTPLGSISFFPPSEGHESGLCASPHGALRDPCSDGLNEPSRRRGDCSPFSVDRGALGGAPTCSLFALREALDSLSILLQPVKMPRVTKGRELGVPSASAFSLEVEVMRLSVAQAKAGQFHAMLVFPASSELSEVLGPCATRRAVRRPPDACSGGGVGVLAGGLQDAEIAQLSIREAEEDSALSGFVLGSVIEKNTSSADAHATPAPCPPQAASVAPPSDSYPPGSSGPLSFLPSNAAIEAPFGFPKAVHRSLLPCHSRRGADDNAGTPGGLRPKTGPTGATAASSFSDRGSTSVSGPGAVGKALAAEIENENLHILSRMQPHEIREAREEILQRFGAERFAALQRRALRRARAKCSGEHQEQNGNAEATRGAAAGRAARGERQQLQNEDAARLSAFPRENRTEESQTRLQAGGSAPAASPVPPSSSCASSTQSSVFALPGGRQCVLEWSLEPRRALAAAAARTPA from the exons ATGGAGAgcacggctgcagaggcgggcgcgcctgcctgtgGGGACTCCTCGGGAGGCACATCCAAATGCCGGAAACAGCGCACAGTtagcgcgtcgtcttcgtcgccccctGAGTCTCCTGACTCTCCTGGTGCTGAAGGCCCTGGTCGTCGGCCGGCAAGCGTCTTCAAACTTAGTGCGTCTACGACGCCGCTAGGCTCAATCTCCTTCTTTCCCCCGTCTGAAGGTCACGAGTCTGGGCTGTGCGCCTCCCCACACGGTGCGCTTCGAGATCCCTGCTCCGATGGACTTAACGAGCCCTctaggcgccgcggagattGTTCCCCGTTTTCTGTCGACAGGGGCGCGCTAGGTGGAGCTCCGACTTGTTCGCTCTTCGCCCTGAGAGAAGCACTCGACTCACTCTCAATCCTTTTGCAGCCAGTGAAGATGCCACGGGTAA CCAAGGGACGCGAACTCGGcgtgccttctgcgtctgccttctccctTGAAGTAGAGGTCATGCGCCTTTCTGTGGCTCAGGCAAAGGCCGGTCAGTTTCACGCGATGCTTGTTTTCCCAGCTTCTTCGGAGCTCTCTGAGGTTTTAG GGCCCTGTGCGACACGCAGAGCCGTAAGACGCCCGccagacgcctgcagcggaggcggggtgGGGGTGCTCGCCGGTGGATTGCAAGATGCTGAAATAGCTCAGCTGTCTATcagggaagcggaggaagacagcgcACTCTCGGGGTTTGTGCTCGGAAGTGTCATCGAAAAGAATACTTCCTCTGCAgatgcgcacgcgacgcccgcTCCGTGTCCGCCTCAGGCGGCCTCCGTTGCGCCACCGTCAGACTCATATccgccaggcagcagcgggcctTTGTCCTTTCTGCCTTCGAACGCAGCTATAGAGGCTCCCTTCGGTTTTCCGAAGGCAGTCCATCGGTCGCTCCTGCCATGTCACAGTCGTCGGGGGGCCGACGACAACGCCGGCACACCAGGAGGCTTGCGACCGAAAACGGGGCCTACCGGTGCGACGGCAGCAAGCAGCTTCAGCGACCGTGGCAGCACGAGCGTTTCAGGACCTGGGGCGGTGGGCAAGGCATTGGCTGCGGAGATTGAAAACGAAAATCTTCATATTTtgagccgcatgcagccccaCGAGATTCGGGAGGCTCGGGAGGAGATCCTCCAGCGCTTTGGGGCAGAACGATTTGCGGCcctgcagagacgagcgcTCCGGCGGGCTCGTGCGAAATGCAGCGGCGAACATCAAGAACAGAATGGAAATGCTgaggcgacgaggggcgcagcagctggacgGGCCGCACGGGGCGAAAGGCAGCAGCTCCAGAATGAggacgctgcgcgcctgtccGCGTTCCCGCGCGAGAACAGAACTGAGGAAAGTCAGACGCGCCTTCAAGCGGGCGGCTCAGCtcccgccgcttctccggtgccgccctcgtcct